Proteins encoded within one genomic window of Mycolicibacterium aubagnense:
- a CDS encoding FadR/GntR family transcriptional regulator, producing MTHLHGVDAPGLLDRELESSSRVDEITDRLVTAIAIGEYLPHARLPAERELAASLRVGRMTVRAALARLVDRGLVETRRGRGGGSYVLQQWPDSSTDAVARTLRMRVDEIRDRCDAICRVHGAVSRAAAESRTDADISVLRQRLEDYRRADSGLAAQQADSALHLAIMDAAHNAVLKQVLLELEASVSIGAPAHVWGEPITMRAMEQRALGEHTTLVDAIAEGHGDDAEALARAHVAIDFENISTAMRRAGMLIE from the coding sequence ATGACCCATCTCCATGGTGTGGACGCCCCCGGCCTACTGGACCGTGAGCTCGAATCGTCCTCTCGGGTTGATGAGATCACCGACCGGCTGGTGACCGCGATCGCCATCGGCGAATACCTGCCCCACGCCCGGCTGCCCGCCGAACGCGAGTTGGCCGCCTCATTGCGTGTCGGCCGGATGACGGTGCGCGCAGCGCTCGCACGGTTGGTGGACCGAGGGTTGGTGGAGACGCGGCGGGGCCGCGGCGGCGGGTCGTACGTGCTGCAGCAATGGCCGGACTCGTCCACGGACGCGGTGGCCCGCACCCTGAGGATGCGAGTCGACGAGATCCGGGACCGGTGCGACGCGATCTGTCGTGTTCACGGTGCGGTGAGCCGCGCCGCCGCAGAATCTCGCACCGACGCTGATATCAGCGTGTTGCGGCAGCGCCTGGAGGACTACCGCCGGGCCGATAGCGGACTGGCTGCCCAGCAGGCGGACAGCGCGCTGCACCTGGCGATCATGGACGCCGCCCACAACGCCGTCCTCAAGCAGGTGCTGCTCGAACTGGAGGCGTCGGTCAGCATCGGCGCACCCGCTCACGTCTGGGGTGAGCCGATCACGATGCGGGCGATGGAACAGCGGGCACTGGGTGAGCACACGACGCTCGTCGACGCCATCGCCGAAGGCCACGGGGATGACGCCGAGGCGCTGGCGCGGGCCCATGTGGCCATCGATTTCGAGAACATCTCGACGGCGATGCGGCGCGCGGGGATGCTCATCGAATGA
- the dapA gene encoding 4-hydroxy-tetrahydrodipicolinate synthase: MSTSGIDVSARVGTVLTAMVTPFGPDGSLDLAGAKKVAKYLIDSGCDGVVVSGTTGESPTTTDDEKIALLTAVLEEVGDRARVIAGAGSYDTAHSVRLAKASAAAGAHGLLVVTPYYSKPPQSGLIAHFTAVADATELPVLLYDIPPRSSVPIEWDTIRALAPHPNIVAVKDAKGDLNGGGAIMAETGLAYYSGDDTLNLPWLAMGATGFISVWGHVAAGQLRNMLSAFNSGDIATARKIHVGLSPLGDAQNRLGGVTMSKEALRLLGIEAGNPRLPQVPATADQVEHLAADLRAASVLA, encoded by the coding sequence GTGAGCACCAGCGGAATTGATGTCAGCGCACGTGTGGGCACCGTGCTGACTGCCATGGTGACGCCGTTCGGCCCGGACGGCTCGCTTGATCTGGCCGGCGCCAAGAAGGTGGCCAAGTATCTGATCGATTCCGGCTGCGACGGCGTGGTGGTATCCGGTACCACCGGGGAGTCTCCGACCACCACCGATGACGAGAAGATCGCCCTCTTGACGGCGGTTCTGGAAGAGGTCGGCGACCGCGCCCGCGTCATCGCCGGTGCCGGCAGCTACGACACCGCGCACAGCGTCCGCCTGGCAAAGGCCAGCGCCGCCGCGGGCGCACACGGCCTGTTGGTGGTGACCCCGTATTACTCGAAGCCGCCGCAGTCGGGCCTGATCGCCCATTTCACGGCGGTCGCCGATGCCACCGAGCTGCCGGTGCTCCTCTATGACATCCCGCCGCGCTCGTCGGTACCGATCGAGTGGGACACCATCCGCGCGCTGGCGCCGCACCCGAACATCGTCGCGGTCAAGGACGCCAAGGGCGACCTCAACGGCGGCGGCGCCATCATGGCCGAGACCGGTCTGGCGTACTACTCGGGTGACGACACCCTGAACCTGCCGTGGCTCGCGATGGGCGCCACCGGGTTCATCAGCGTCTGGGGTCATGTGGCCGCCGGTCAGTTGCGGAACATGTTGTCGGCGTTCAACTCCGGTGACATCGCAACGGCGCGCAAGATTCACGTCGGACTGAGCCCGCTGGGCGATGCCCAGAACCGGCTGGGCGGCGTGACCATGTCGAAGGAAGCTCTGCGACTGCTGGGTATCGAGGCCGGCAACCCCCGGCTGCCGCAGGTGCCCGCCACCGCCGATCAGGTGGAGCACCTTGCGGCGGACCTGCGCGCGGCATCGGTGCTTGCGTGA
- a CDS encoding ribonuclease J, protein MTRPDFAPPGPLEPGGLRVTALGGIGEIGRNMTVFEHLGRLLVIDCGVLFPTHDEPAVDLILPDIRHIEDRLADIEALVITHAHEDHIGAIPYLLKMRPDIPVVGSRFTLALVAAKCREHRLKPNMQIVAEGQRSTHGVFECEYFAVNHSIPDALAIAVHTGAGTVLHTGDIKLDQLPPDGRPTDLPGMSRLGEQGVDLFLCDSTNSEIPGVGPSESEVGPTLHRLIRGADGRVIVACFASNVDRVQQIIDAAVALGRKVSFVGRSMVRNMGIAKELGFLNVADDDVIDIGAAELLPADRVVLITTGTQGEPMAALSRMSRGEHRSITLTAGDLIILSSSLIPGNEEAVYGVIDSLAKIGARVVTNQQARVHVSGHAYAGELLFLYRGVRPRNVMPVHGTWRHLRANAKLAIRTGVPEENVVLAENGVSVDLVGGQARIAGAVPVGKVFVDGLVLGDVGDATLGERLTLTSGFIAVTVVISRETGKPVAPVHLHSRGFSEDPKALEPGAEKAQAALETLVSEQVTDAARIAQAVRRAVGKWVGEVYRRQPMIVPTVLEI, encoded by the coding sequence GTGACCAGACCCGACTTCGCACCGCCCGGCCCTCTGGAGCCGGGCGGTCTGCGTGTGACGGCGCTGGGCGGCATCGGCGAAATCGGTCGCAACATGACCGTATTCGAGCACCTGGGCCGGCTGTTGGTCATCGACTGCGGCGTCTTGTTCCCGACGCACGACGAGCCGGCGGTCGACCTGATCCTGCCGGATATCCGGCACATCGAGGACCGGCTGGCCGACATCGAGGCGCTGGTGATCACCCACGCGCACGAGGACCACATCGGCGCCATTCCGTATCTGCTGAAGATGCGGCCCGACATCCCCGTGGTGGGCTCGCGTTTCACGTTGGCACTCGTGGCGGCCAAATGCCGTGAGCACCGGCTCAAGCCGAACATGCAGATCGTCGCCGAGGGGCAGCGCAGCACTCACGGCGTGTTCGAGTGCGAGTACTTCGCGGTCAACCACTCGATTCCCGACGCCCTGGCCATCGCCGTGCACACCGGCGCGGGCACGGTGCTGCACACCGGTGACATCAAACTCGACCAGTTGCCGCCCGACGGCCGGCCGACCGACCTACCGGGCATGTCCCGACTCGGTGAACAGGGCGTCGACCTGTTCCTGTGCGACTCGACCAACTCCGAGATCCCCGGAGTCGGGCCATCGGAGAGCGAGGTCGGCCCCACCCTGCACCGCCTGATCCGCGGCGCGGACGGCCGCGTCATCGTGGCATGCTTCGCCTCGAACGTCGACCGCGTGCAGCAGATCATCGACGCCGCGGTGGCGTTGGGGCGCAAGGTGTCCTTCGTCGGCCGCTCGATGGTCCGCAACATGGGCATCGCCAAGGAACTCGGCTTCCTCAACGTCGCCGACGACGACGTCATCGACATCGGCGCCGCGGAACTGCTGCCGGCCGACCGGGTCGTGCTGATCACCACCGGCACCCAGGGTGAGCCCATGGCCGCGCTGTCCCGGATGTCCCGCGGCGAGCACCGCAGCATCACCCTGACCGCCGGGGACCTGATCATCCTGTCCAGCTCCCTGATCCCCGGCAACGAGGAAGCCGTCTACGGCGTGATCGACTCGCTGGCCAAGATCGGCGCCCGCGTCGTGACCAATCAGCAAGCGCGCGTGCATGTTTCCGGCCACGCCTACGCCGGCGAGCTGCTGTTCCTGTACCGCGGCGTGCGGCCGCGCAACGTCATGCCGGTACACGGCACCTGGCGGCACCTGCGGGCCAACGCCAAACTCGCGATTCGCACCGGCGTGCCGGAGGAGAACGTCGTGCTCGCCGAGAACGGCGTCAGCGTCGACCTGGTAGGCGGGCAAGCCCGGATCGCCGGTGCGGTGCCGGTCGGCAAGGTGTTCGTCGACGGTCTGGTGCTGGGCGACGTCGGCGACGCGACGCTGGGCGAAAGGCTCACGCTCACTTCGGGTTTCATTGCCGTCACCGTCGTGATCAGCCGTGAGACCGGCAAGCCGGTGGCTCCGGTGCACCTGCACTCGCGCGGGTTCTCCGAAGACCCCAAGGCGCTCGAGCCGGGCGCCGAGAAGGCGCAGGCGGCGCTGGAAACCCTTGTCTCCGAGCAGGTTACCGACGCCGCGCGGATCGCCCAGGCGGTGCGGCGCGCCGTCGGCAAGTGGGTCGGCGAGGTCTACCGGCGCCAGCCGATGATCGTGCCGACCGTGCTCGAGATTTAG
- a CDS encoding TetR/AcrR family transcriptional regulator encodes MSLPRGGQASKHRARGRPAKADLRAARRKEIVRSAYAVLTDRGYDQTTMSDIARQANVGQGTLYRYYPSKRELLDDVFDYAVTKAARALRIGSLASLDLTDYHQAMDLITVFGTRLFDLVDEDPAIVRLLTVESSAIDPELRFRVSGLLSTLDVAFARLFETANPDHASADHRPTWALLGRLVIGLSGPGLLMSMQGDTAAGSRANFLSTISAIADHGLLTDEPAGEEPSDA; translated from the coding sequence GTGTCTTTGCCGCGTGGGGGTCAAGCATCCAAGCACCGTGCACGCGGCCGGCCGGCCAAGGCCGATTTGCGCGCCGCCCGTCGCAAAGAGATCGTGCGATCGGCCTATGCGGTGCTCACCGATCGTGGCTACGACCAGACGACGATGTCGGACATCGCGCGTCAGGCCAACGTCGGGCAGGGCACCTTGTACCGGTACTACCCGAGCAAGCGGGAATTGCTCGACGATGTTTTCGACTACGCCGTCACCAAAGCTGCACGGGCGCTTCGCATCGGTTCGCTGGCCAGCCTTGACCTGACCGACTACCACCAGGCGATGGATCTCATCACGGTATTCGGGACCCGGCTGTTCGATCTCGTCGACGAAGACCCGGCGATCGTGCGACTGCTCACGGTGGAAAGCAGCGCCATCGATCCCGAGTTGAGGTTCCGGGTCAGCGGGCTCTTGTCGACGTTGGATGTCGCGTTTGCGCGGCTGTTCGAGACGGCAAACCCTGACCACGCCTCGGCGGATCACCGCCCGACCTGGGCATTGCTGGGCCGGTTGGTGATCGGACTGTCCGGTCCGGGGTTGTTGATGTCCATGCAGGGGGATACGGCGGCCGGGTCGCGCGCGAATTTCCTGTCGACGATCTCGGCTATCGCCGATCACGGATTGTTGACCGACGAACCTGCCGGCGAGGAACCCAGTGATGCCTGA
- a CDS encoding TetR/AcrR family transcriptional regulator, with the protein MPERTAQLYAAAIDLFIERGYRDVDVTDITARCGVSHGTFYNYFRSKRDVLESIQARTVQELSAAAAGDRDPATLTGRTEYVVEFTDRVRRAVAYIAKNRALVSFVAIAAPGVDEQAYESVLAAYDDLGAQVTAFLDVGRRQGWIRDSVDARIAGQAVVSCVLMATFPMLIGDGTDVDPEQVAQACAAFLQGGLRRVLPDS; encoded by the coding sequence ATGCCTGAGAGAACCGCGCAGTTGTACGCAGCGGCCATCGACCTGTTCATCGAGCGCGGATACCGCGATGTCGACGTCACCGATATCACCGCTCGCTGTGGGGTCAGCCACGGCACGTTCTACAACTATTTCCGCAGTAAGCGAGACGTTCTCGAGTCGATTCAGGCTCGGACGGTCCAGGAACTTTCGGCCGCGGCGGCCGGTGACCGCGACCCGGCCACGTTGACCGGCCGCACCGAGTACGTCGTGGAGTTCACCGACCGGGTACGCCGGGCCGTGGCCTACATCGCGAAGAACCGTGCGTTGGTCTCGTTCGTAGCGATCGCCGCGCCCGGCGTCGACGAGCAGGCCTATGAATCGGTGCTCGCCGCTTACGACGATCTCGGCGCGCAGGTGACGGCCTTCCTGGACGTGGGGCGCCGACAGGGATGGATACGCGACAGCGTCGACGCGCGCATTGCCGGGCAGGCGGTGGTGTCATGTGTGTTGATGGCGACGTTTCCGATGCTGATCGGCGACGGCACTGATGTCGACCCGGAGCAGGTCGCGCAGGCATGCGCAGCGTTTCTGCAGGGCGGGCTGCGCCGGGTGCTACCGGACTCGTGA
- a CDS encoding ABC1 kinase family protein: protein MTPGDQPTDRAARGARVGQVAARLAARRATSAIRQPFLSEEQKAQERDEQMLRLADDLATTLGTMKGAAMKLGQLLSLLNFGLSSAQNRDEFSRRLSPLFSRAPTVDNAVMFRLMDSEWGALRDRVRTVDPEPVATASLGQVYRARLTDGREVAVKVQYPWARSAVRADLKNLALLVRLRAGAYPVRGLNAVVAEVSRQITAELDYRQELSSHRAVYEAHRDHPVFVIPEPINELCTDRILVTEYLDGTQLHHLADVDQTLRDHIGEAVFRFYCANIYTSGEFCADPHPGNILCLPDNRVGFLDFGLYVRMSRDEVDLERSVLTAVMRGDAQTAHRLACVAGFIVDADALPPDMALQYMRAVAGWYLTPGLVQVTDKVAYKALSQAMLPQSDFRSGIFKQRMRSAHAFSRRTEMSVCALLGTLQARGRWHDIASEWALDAAPATEMGQQIARWRSRVR, encoded by the coding sequence GTGACACCCGGTGATCAACCCACCGACCGCGCAGCGCGCGGCGCACGCGTCGGGCAGGTCGCTGCCCGCCTGGCGGCGCGCCGAGCCACCAGCGCGATTCGCCAGCCGTTCTTGTCCGAGGAGCAGAAGGCGCAGGAGCGCGACGAACAGATGCTGCGCTTGGCCGATGATCTCGCCACGACCTTGGGCACGATGAAGGGCGCGGCGATGAAGCTCGGCCAGTTGCTTTCCCTGCTCAATTTCGGTCTCAGTTCCGCACAGAATCGAGACGAATTCTCCCGCCGGCTGTCACCCTTGTTCAGCCGAGCCCCCACCGTCGATAACGCCGTGATGTTCCGGTTGATGGACTCCGAGTGGGGCGCACTGCGTGACCGCGTGCGCACCGTGGACCCCGAACCGGTGGCCACGGCGTCGCTCGGACAGGTCTACCGAGCAAGGCTGACCGACGGACGCGAGGTGGCCGTCAAAGTCCAATATCCCTGGGCGCGCAGCGCGGTCCGCGCCGATCTGAAGAACCTGGCCTTGTTGGTCCGGCTACGGGCAGGGGCCTATCCGGTCCGGGGTCTGAACGCGGTCGTCGCCGAGGTCAGCCGGCAGATCACGGCAGAGCTCGACTACCGCCAGGAGCTGTCCAGTCACCGCGCCGTGTACGAGGCTCATCGCGACCATCCGGTGTTCGTGATCCCCGAGCCGATCAACGAGTTGTGCACCGATCGCATCCTGGTGACCGAGTACCTGGACGGCACCCAGCTGCATCACCTTGCCGACGTCGATCAGACGCTGCGCGACCACATCGGCGAGGCGGTCTTCCGCTTCTATTGCGCCAATATCTACACCAGCGGTGAGTTCTGCGCCGACCCGCACCCGGGCAACATCCTGTGCTTGCCCGACAACCGGGTCGGTTTCCTTGATTTCGGCTTGTACGTGCGGATGAGCAGAGATGAGGTCGACCTGGAACGGTCGGTGCTGACGGCGGTCATGCGCGGTGACGCCCAGACTGCGCACCGACTGGCCTGCGTGGCGGGGTTCATCGTCGATGCTGATGCGTTGCCGCCGGACATGGCATTGCAGTACATGCGGGCCGTCGCCGGCTGGTACCTCACTCCGGGGCTGGTTCAGGTGACCGACAAGGTCGCCTACAAAGCGCTGTCGCAGGCGATGCTGCCCCAGTCTGATTTCCGGTCCGGCATTTTCAAGCAGCGCATGCGCAGCGCGCACGCGTTCTCACGCCGGACGGAGATGAGCGTGTGTGCGCTGCTGGGCACGCTGCAGGCGCGGGGCCGCTGGCACGACATCGCTTCGGAGTGGGCCTTGGACGCTGCGCCGGCCACCGAAATGGGACAGCAGATCGCCCGCTGGCGCTCACGAGTCCGGTAG
- a CDS encoding helix-turn-helix domain-containing protein: MHNRKHPQRSAADTALFAERLNKLFAAIHPPSRGPYLNSEVTQTLARRGHDLSDPYLSQLRRGLRTRPSPQTVRMLAEFFGVRSEYLNGGNSAYTRALESELDWLRLARDESVREVTTALLALPPSVREALLESTSSLANLGEPVVNHPRGIRLGAMSIDV, encoded by the coding sequence ATGCACAACCGGAAGCACCCGCAGCGGTCAGCAGCGGACACCGCCTTGTTCGCCGAACGGCTCAACAAGCTGTTCGCCGCAATCCATCCACCCTCGCGGGGTCCGTATCTGAACAGCGAAGTGACGCAAACGCTGGCTCGCCGCGGCCACGACTTGTCGGACCCTTACCTGTCACAGCTGCGCCGCGGGCTGCGCACGCGCCCCTCCCCCCAAACGGTACGGATGCTGGCCGAATTCTTCGGTGTACGAAGCGAATATCTCAACGGCGGCAACTCCGCGTACACCCGTGCCCTCGAAAGCGAATTGGACTGGCTCCGGCTCGCCCGTGACGAATCCGTGCGTGAGGTCACCACGGCGCTTCTGGCGTTGCCGCCGAGTGTCCGCGAAGCCCTGCTCGAGTCCACGAGTTCCCTTGCCAACCTGGGCGAGCCGGTTGTAAACCATCCACGAGGGATTCGGCTCGGCGCCATGTCCATCGATGTCTAG
- a CDS encoding SAM-dependent methyltransferase gives MARNPAALTAFGPMALTAIEQHEPPGRRLVDDDLAASFLPQALRALVAATRWAPLRRTMVAASDRSAPGMWANMACRKRYADDNLMAALAGIDAVVVLGAGLDTRGCRLSRHSVIPVFEVDQTVNIERKRAILRRVFGTPPPSVHLVAVDFERDDLMSALAGQGYQRDARTFFIWEGVTQYLTAAAIDSTFEQLRSVPTGSRLDFTYVQRDFIDGVDISAAPSLYHRFRERSQVWKFGLRPDEVAQFLDGYGWQLLDQLGPDEVRDRYVRPTGRALPTSGLEWSALAGKP, from the coding sequence ATGGCTCGTAACCCAGCGGCACTGACGGCCTTCGGGCCGATGGCGCTCACCGCAATCGAGCAGCATGAGCCGCCGGGCCGTCGTCTCGTCGACGACGACCTGGCGGCTTCTTTTCTGCCGCAAGCGCTTCGCGCGCTGGTGGCGGCCACGCGCTGGGCGCCGTTGCGTCGCACCATGGTCGCCGCATCAGACCGGTCGGCGCCGGGCATGTGGGCCAACATGGCGTGCCGCAAGCGCTATGCCGACGACAACCTCATGGCGGCGCTGGCTGGGATCGATGCCGTGGTGGTGCTGGGCGCCGGACTGGACACCCGGGGCTGCCGGTTGTCGCGCCACAGCGTGATTCCTGTTTTCGAGGTGGACCAGACCGTGAACATCGAGCGCAAGCGCGCCATCCTGAGGCGGGTTTTCGGCACTCCCCCACCGTCGGTCCACCTGGTCGCCGTCGACTTCGAGCGTGACGACCTGATGAGCGCACTGGCCGGTCAGGGCTATCAGCGCGATGCCCGCACATTCTTCATCTGGGAGGGCGTCACCCAGTACCTGACCGCCGCGGCGATCGACAGCACCTTCGAGCAGTTGCGATCCGTGCCCACCGGCAGCCGGCTCGACTTCACCTATGTGCAGCGCGATTTCATCGACGGAGTGGACATCTCCGCCGCCCCGTCGCTGTATCACAGGTTCCGCGAGCGCAGTCAGGTGTGGAAATTCGGGTTGCGTCCCGACGAGGTCGCACAGTTTCTCGATGGGTACGGCTGGCAGCTTCTCGACCAACTGGGCCCTGACGAGGTGCGGGACCGGTATGTGCGGCCGACCGGTCGCGCCTTGCCCACCTCCGGCCTGGAGTGGTCGGCGTTGGCCGGGAAGCCCTAG
- a CDS encoding mycofactocin-coupled SDR family oxidoreductase, whose amino-acid sequence MGELSGKVAFITGAARGQGRAHAVKLSSMGADIIAVDLCDQIASVPYPMATPDDLAATVKLVQENGARIVAVQADVRDRDALKAALKAGVDELGGRLDIVIANAGIAPMAGEDAWQDVIDVNLTGVYNTLEVATRPMVKAGNGGSIVLISSVAGLVGLASPMAGSVGYAAAKHGMVGLMRVYANLLASQNIRVNSIHPAGVDTPMIDNDFTRKWLSQLTAETKAGPDMSNALPVQVLDAEDIANTVAWLVSDAGRYITGVTLPVDAGFVNKR is encoded by the coding sequence ATGGGCGAGCTGAGCGGCAAGGTCGCCTTCATCACCGGCGCGGCGCGCGGCCAGGGTCGCGCGCACGCGGTCAAGCTGTCGTCGATGGGTGCCGACATCATCGCGGTCGACCTGTGCGACCAGATCGCGTCGGTCCCCTACCCCATGGCCACGCCCGACGATCTGGCTGCGACCGTCAAGCTCGTCCAGGAGAACGGGGCCCGGATCGTGGCCGTCCAGGCCGACGTCCGCGACCGCGATGCCCTGAAGGCGGCACTGAAGGCCGGCGTCGACGAACTCGGCGGGCGGCTGGACATCGTCATCGCCAATGCGGGCATCGCACCCATGGCCGGTGAGGACGCCTGGCAGGACGTCATCGACGTCAACCTGACCGGCGTCTACAACACTCTCGAGGTGGCGACGCGCCCCATGGTCAAGGCCGGCAACGGTGGGTCGATCGTGCTGATCAGCTCGGTCGCCGGACTGGTCGGGCTGGCCTCACCGATGGCCGGTTCGGTGGGCTATGCCGCCGCCAAGCACGGCATGGTCGGCCTCATGCGGGTGTACGCGAATCTGCTTGCCTCGCAGAACATCCGGGTCAACTCGATCCACCCGGCCGGGGTGGACACCCCGATGATCGACAACGACTTCACCCGAAAGTGGTTGAGCCAGTTGACGGCAGAGACCAAAGCCGGCCCGGACATGAGTAACGCGTTGCCCGTGCAGGTCCTCGACGCAGAGGACATCGCCAACACGGTGGCATGGCTGGTGTCGGACGCCGGGCGGTACATCACCGGGGTGACGCTGCCGGTGGACGCCGGTTTCGTCAACAAACGCTGA
- a CDS encoding putative quinol monooxygenase, whose product MPVVVVATMKAKPESVDLVRTACVEAVDAVHCEPGCELYSLHEADGGTFVFVEQWADADALKTHSTAPAIGKLFGAIGEHLDGAPDIKMLAPVVAGDPAKGQLRGQ is encoded by the coding sequence ATGCCGGTCGTTGTCGTCGCCACCATGAAAGCCAAGCCCGAGTCCGTCGATCTGGTCCGCACCGCGTGCGTCGAAGCCGTCGACGCCGTCCACTGCGAGCCGGGCTGTGAGCTCTACTCACTGCACGAGGCCGACGGTGGCACCTTTGTCTTCGTCGAGCAGTGGGCCGACGCGGATGCCCTCAAGACCCACAGCACGGCTCCCGCCATCGGGAAGCTGTTCGGCGCCATCGGCGAGCACCTCGACGGCGCACCCGACATCAAGATGCTCGCCCCCGTGGTCGCCGGCGATCCGGCCAAGGGCCAGCTGCGGGGCCAGTGA